In a genomic window of Elusimicrobiota bacterium:
- a CDS encoding AI-2E family transporter, with translation MTERPREFPVLTAFVVGGALLYAFSRLHHALAPFVLAAAFAYVLNPIVSYFEARGLRRSQLVVCGYLAAAALAFVAYAGLKSMILSETELLQTRAPAYLSEIQKTIYAQQAALTKKLPLPPKVAEHALESALGGVMHVLQDLPSHVLAMIPLLAHALLVPFIGFFFLLDAPDGVEGGIQMCPSRYVEQAIHLLSEVDTVLGNYLRGLIIVVTAIFIVSFLGLLALGVDNALIIAAISGVSSVVPYFGLAMGILVGGAMAVYQYGTIVAGVKVAALFVGIRLLEEMLIQPIIARHSLHMHAMTNLLALIVGGATFGFLGLVFAVPAAGIIKALVSVTWSWYTSERGLTLGSAEGVGVPYT, from the coding sequence ATGACTGAGCGGCCCCGCGAGTTCCCCGTCCTCACCGCGTTCGTCGTCGGGGGAGCGCTGCTGTACGCGTTCTCCCGGCTGCACCACGCGCTCGCGCCCTTCGTCCTCGCCGCCGCCTTCGCGTACGTGCTCAACCCGATCGTCAGCTACTTCGAGGCGCGCGGCCTGCGCCGCTCCCAGCTCGTCGTCTGCGGCTACCTCGCCGCCGCGGCCCTCGCCTTCGTCGCCTACGCGGGGCTCAAGTCGATGATCCTGTCCGAGACCGAGCTGCTGCAGACCCGCGCTCCGGCCTACCTCAGCGAGATCCAGAAGACGATCTACGCCCAGCAGGCGGCGCTGACGAAGAAGCTGCCCCTGCCCCCGAAGGTGGCCGAGCACGCGCTCGAGTCCGCCCTCGGAGGGGTCATGCACGTCCTGCAGGACCTCCCCTCCCACGTCCTCGCGATGATCCCCCTCCTCGCGCACGCCCTGCTCGTGCCCTTCATCGGCTTCTTCTTCCTGCTCGACGCCCCGGACGGGGTCGAGGGAGGGATCCAGATGTGCCCGAGCCGCTACGTCGAGCAGGCGATCCACCTGCTCAGCGAGGTCGACACGGTCCTCGGGAACTACCTGCGCGGCCTCATCATCGTCGTGACGGCGATCTTCATCGTCTCGTTCCTGGGCCTGCTGGCGCTCGGCGTCGACAACGCCCTGATCATCGCCGCGATCTCAGGCGTCAGCTCGGTGGTGCCCTATTTCGGCCTCGCCATGGGCATCCTCGTCGGCGGGGCGATGGCCGTCTATCAGTACGGCACGATCGTCGCCGGGGTGAAGGTCGCCGCGCTGTTCGTGGGCATCCGCCTGCTCGAGGAGATGCTGATCCAGCCCATCATCGCGCGCCACTCCCTGCACATGCACGCGATGACCAACCTGCTCGCGCTCATCGTCGGGGGCGCCACCTTCGGCTTCCTCGGCCTGGTCTTCGCCGTGCCCGCCGCCGGCATCATCAAGGCCCTCGTCTCGGTGACCTGGTCCTGGTACACGAGCGAGCGCGGACTGACGCTCGGCTCGGCCGAGGGCGTCGGCGTTCCCTACACCTAG
- a CDS encoding formylglycine-generating enzyme family protein yields the protein MKSALIVWVLIPGGSFLMGSDEFPQERPVHRVTVKAFELGRTEVTNRQYQACVKAGACAPLDMDCLSPAFRGPEQPVVCVPWAQARAFAAWVGGRLPSEAEWEYAARGAGREVRYAWGNAPPTCRRAVFGERPDKLGCGRDATWPVCSKPAGNTPQGLCDMGGNVWEWTEDWYHDSYDGAPSDGSAWLVKSTGSYRSDRGGQWDGDAHNLRVFNRDSEDPEIRGERGTGFRVARDAKAP from the coding sequence TTGAAGTCAGCGCTGATCGTCTGGGTGCTCATCCCCGGCGGGAGCTTCCTGATGGGCTCCGACGAGTTCCCTCAGGAGCGCCCCGTCCATCGCGTGACGGTCAAGGCCTTCGAGCTCGGCCGCACCGAGGTCACCAACCGCCAGTACCAGGCCTGCGTGAAGGCGGGCGCCTGCGCGCCGCTCGACATGGACTGCCTCTCGCCCGCGTTCCGCGGCCCCGAGCAGCCGGTGGTGTGCGTCCCCTGGGCGCAGGCGCGCGCGTTCGCCGCCTGGGTCGGGGGGCGACTGCCCAGCGAGGCGGAGTGGGAGTACGCCGCCCGCGGCGCCGGCCGCGAGGTCCGCTACGCGTGGGGGAACGCGCCTCCGACCTGCCGCCGCGCCGTCTTCGGCGAGCGGCCGGACAAGCTCGGCTGCGGGCGGGACGCGACCTGGCCGGTGTGCTCCAAGCCGGCGGGCAACACGCCCCAGGGCCTGTGCGACATGGGAGGAAACGTCTGGGAGTGGACCGAGGACTGGTACCACGACTCCTACGACGGCGCCCCGTCCGACGGCTCGGCCTGGCTCGTGAAGTCGACCGGCTCCTATCGCTCCGACCGCGGCGGGCAGTGGGACGGGGACGCGCACAACCTGCGGGTGTTCAACCGCGACAGCGAGGACCCGGAGATCCGCGGCGAGCGGGGCACGGGCTTCCGCGTCGCGCGCGACGCGAAGGCGCCCTAG
- a CDS encoding YbgC/FadM family acyl-CoA thioesterase codes for MSRTILVVDDDVTLVAPLKDGLESAGYRVAVAFDAAQGILLAQELRPDLIILDFYMPGVDGGAAYERLRSSPLTSSTPVIFSTGLTLEELKGKIKPGAKTFFLRKPVGFSGILSVVNQVLGEDRQAFAKVTLPNTTGTPPPPAAKAPEPKPEPKAAPAAAPARKAKFHEFQVRVTYADTDKAGIIYYANYLKYLEQGRTELLRSLGVRYRDLEVQRKLFLPAVSADCEYLAPSRYDDLLTIRTWISELGRASISFACEVVDGELGGKVVARVRSRHAIVTDLWRPARVPADLRVLLAPYVQP; via the coding sequence ATGTCCCGGACCATCCTAGTCGTCGACGACGACGTCACTCTGGTCGCCCCGCTCAAGGACGGCCTCGAGTCGGCGGGCTACCGCGTCGCCGTCGCCTTCGACGCCGCTCAGGGCATCCTGCTCGCCCAGGAGCTCCGGCCGGACCTCATCATCCTCGACTTCTACATGCCCGGCGTGGACGGCGGGGCGGCGTACGAGCGCCTGCGCTCCTCGCCGCTGACGAGCTCGACCCCCGTGATCTTCTCGACGGGCCTGACGCTCGAGGAGCTCAAGGGAAAGATCAAGCCGGGCGCGAAGACCTTCTTCCTGCGCAAGCCGGTCGGGTTCTCAGGCATCCTCTCGGTGGTCAACCAGGTCCTCGGCGAGGACCGTCAGGCGTTCGCGAAGGTGACCTTGCCCAATACGACGGGCACGCCGCCTCCGCCCGCGGCCAAGGCGCCGGAGCCTAAACCGGAGCCGAAGGCCGCGCCGGCGGCCGCGCCCGCGCGAAAGGCGAAGTTCCATGAGTTCCAGGTGCGCGTGACCTACGCCGACACCGACAAGGCCGGGATCATCTACTACGCGAACTACCTGAAGTACCTCGAGCAGGGGCGCACCGAGCTGCTGCGCTCGCTCGGCGTGCGCTACCGGGACCTCGAGGTCCAGCGCAAGCTCTTCCTGCCGGCCGTGTCGGCGGACTGCGAGTACCTGGCCCCGAGCCGCTACGACGACCTGCTGACGATCCGGACCTGGATCTCGGAGCTCGGGCGCGCGAGCATCTCGTTCGCGTGCGAGGTCGTCGACGGCGAGCTCGGCGGCAAGGTCGTCGCGCGCGTCCGCTCGCGGCACGCGATCGTGACCGACCTGTGGCGCCCCGCTCGCGTGCCCGCCGACCTGCGCGTGCTGCTCGCGCCGTACGTCCAGCCTTGA
- the mscL gene encoding large-conductance mechanosensitive channel protein MscL, giving the protein MSMVKEFKEFALKGNVMDMAVGVIIGGAFGKIVSSFLNDVVMPPLGMLMGGVDFTDKTIVLKAAEGTAKAVTLNYGAFVTNVVDFVIIAGAVFAAVKGVNALKRAEPAAPPAPTEKQCAECLLNIPIRAKRCGHCSQPQPS; this is encoded by the coding sequence ATGAGCATGGTCAAAGAGTTCAAGGAGTTCGCCCTCAAGGGCAACGTCATGGACATGGCCGTCGGCGTCATCATCGGCGGGGCGTTCGGCAAGATCGTCAGCTCCTTCCTCAACGACGTGGTGATGCCGCCTCTCGGGATGCTCATGGGCGGAGTGGACTTCACGGACAAGACCATCGTGCTCAAGGCCGCGGAGGGGACCGCTAAGGCGGTGACCTTGAACTACGGCGCCTTCGTCACGAACGTCGTCGACTTCGTCATCATCGCCGGGGCCGTGTTCGCCGCGGTGAAGGGCGTCAACGCCCTCAAGCGGGCCGAGCCCGCCGCTCCGCCCGCCCCGACCGAGAAGCAGTGCGCCGAGTGCCTGCTCAACATCCCGATCCGGGCCAAGCGCTGCGGGCATTGCTCCCAGCCCCAGCCCTCCTGA
- the fabA gene encoding bifunctional 3-hydroxydecanoyl-ACP dehydratase/trans-2-decenoyl-ACP isomerase → MRFTDFRAKSRFSRDEILDFVAGRLLEDAPAGLPALPGSLLVPFHEVTEISWDAASGTGRVEAVRYNKLDDWFYPCHFNGDPVMPGCWGVDAAWQCLRFFAAWRGLKGCGKTMGMENVSFFGQIRPYDKKIVYAIDVLSEETSDGETLLTGKATVSVDGTLVYTIGSVSVATAYWTEESPSKPAPAPPAEDAPIRKLAYDEFAAKSRLNHAEIVALSQGTLIDAPGLEVGLLPSSLMLEVGAIDRIVFDEATGEGSISATRSNGPLEWFYPMTPGIKPTVLSIDAVWQLMGLFLTWRRNPGTGRALGFERVEVFGEILPEDELIRYEIVIVRFSRAPNGDAFVRADAKVHAGGRLILSATNLNVGCHKNIRYAGYPLPSEMALGGKLKIREEAA, encoded by the coding sequence ATGAGATTCACGGACTTCCGGGCCAAGAGCCGCTTCAGCCGCGACGAGATCCTCGACTTCGTCGCCGGCCGGCTCCTCGAGGACGCCCCCGCCGGCCTGCCCGCGCTGCCCGGCTCCTTGCTCGTCCCGTTTCATGAGGTGACCGAGATCTCCTGGGACGCCGCCTCCGGGACCGGCCGCGTCGAGGCCGTCCGGTACAACAAGCTCGACGATTGGTTCTACCCCTGCCACTTCAACGGCGATCCCGTGATGCCCGGCTGCTGGGGCGTGGACGCGGCCTGGCAGTGCCTGCGCTTCTTCGCCGCCTGGCGCGGCCTGAAGGGCTGCGGCAAGACCATGGGCATGGAGAACGTGTCCTTCTTCGGGCAGATACGGCCCTACGACAAGAAGATCGTCTATGCGATCGACGTGCTCTCCGAAGAGACCTCCGACGGGGAGACTTTACTGACCGGCAAGGCGACCGTCTCCGTGGACGGCACCCTCGTGTACACCATCGGGAGCGTCTCCGTCGCGACGGCCTACTGGACCGAGGAGTCTCCCTCGAAGCCGGCCCCCGCGCCTCCCGCCGAGGACGCGCCGATCCGCAAGCTCGCGTACGACGAGTTCGCCGCGAAGTCGAGGCTCAACCACGCCGAGATCGTCGCCCTGTCGCAGGGAACCTTGATCGACGCCCCCGGGCTCGAGGTCGGCCTCCTCCCCTCGTCGCTGATGCTCGAGGTCGGCGCGATCGACCGGATCGTCTTCGACGAGGCCACGGGCGAGGGCTCGATCTCGGCGACGCGCTCCAACGGCCCGCTCGAGTGGTTCTACCCGATGACGCCGGGCATCAAGCCCACGGTGCTCTCCATCGACGCGGTGTGGCAGCTGATGGGGCTGTTCCTCACCTGGCGGCGGAACCCCGGCACCGGCCGGGCGCTCGGCTTCGAGCGCGTCGAGGTCTTCGGCGAGATCCTTCCGGAAGATGAGCTGATCCGCTACGAGATCGTCATCGTGCGCTTCTCGCGCGCGCCGAACGGCGACGCCTTCGTGCGCGCGGACGCGAAAGTGCACGCCGGCGGCCGCCTGATCCTCTCAGCAACGAACCTGAACGTGGGTTGTCATAAGAACATCCGCTACGCCGGCTATCCGCTCCCGAGCGAGATGGCCCTCGGCGGCAAGCTCAAGATACGCGAGGAGGCCGCTTGA